In the genome of Thunnus maccoyii chromosome 15, fThuMac1.1, whole genome shotgun sequence, one region contains:
- the LOC121913101 gene encoding progranulin-like, with the protein MLRITVWLLVGVCGFASCNNICPDGNICPDLSTCCMTRDGYRCCPYPKAVCCSDLEHCCPSGFQCNLGTQMCEKVNQPWMNIPMVKKEAAEKPSTLLIPVSPLQELKNNLDQKKSSIVHCDNYHACPDGTTCCRHPGGVWFCCPISPGKCCLDGYHCCPYGFDCDLTYTHCVRQGLRYPFTPKQALSSVPATLISTSEDKDNLQETPMAALTEANGGTLEVGVIRCDLKFYCSAGTTCCKRAKGQWSCCPYPLGQCCADGLHCCEYGYTCDPSSMNCRQWYSQIPSGTQEDAKTD; encoded by the exons ATGTTGAGGATCACTGTATGGCTGTTGGTGGGAGTGTGCGGGTTTGCATCTTGCAACAACATATGCCCTGACGGGAACATCTGCCCTGATCTCTCCACCTGCTGTATGACTAGAGATGGATATCGCTGCTGTCCATATCCCAAA GCTGTGTGCTGCTCCGACTTGGAGCACTGCTGCCCCTCAGGGTTTCAGTGTAACCTGGGTACCCAGATGTGTGAGAAAGTAAACCAGCCATGGATGAACATACCCATGGTGAAGAAGGAAGCTGCAGAGAAACCAAGCACCCTTCTTATACCCGTCTCTCCCCTTCAGGAGCTCAAAAACAACCTAGACCAAAAAAAGAGTTCAATTGTCCACTGTGACAACTACCATGCCTGTCCTGATGGCACCACCTGCTGCAGACACCCAGGAGGTGTCTGGTTCTGTTGCCCCATCTCTCCT GGCAAGTGTTGTCTGGATGGCTACCACTGTTGTCCATATGGCTTTGACTGTGACCTTACCTACACGCACTGTGTGAGGCAAGGCCTGAGATATCCTTTCACCCCTAAACAAGCTCTGTCTTCAGTTCCTGCCACTCTCATTTCAACCTCAGAGGACAAAGACAACCTGCAGGAG ACACCTATGGCAGCTCTAACAGAGGCTAATGGCGGCACCCTTGAGGTTGGAGTCATTCGCTGTGATTTGAAGTTCTACTGCTCAGCGGGGACAACTTGCTGCAAGAGAGCGAAAGGCCAGTGGAGCTGCTGTCCCTACCCACTG GGCCAGTGTTGTGCAGATGGACTGCACTGCTGTGAATATGGATATACCTGTGACCCCTCCTCCATGAATTGCAGACAATGGTACTCTCAGATCCCCTCAGGAACACAAGAAGATGCCAAAACAGACTGA
- the LOC121912619 gene encoding zinc finger protein 333-like, with product MNQMEELKLFVSERLKAAASEIFGAIEKTVTDYEERACRLKEDNDRHRSLLDIILKTKLPQTEASQATKSTPAPAGPGASDSYPTPRARETSSQPNDLQCVFTSRTDFFKFASDGNCPYCIKGIQASEKHLMRRHYLFAVHFTESGTEKFVVPCMCKDRIKGRSHWHCPYCTKIIFRKCNFEVHLSKQHGYAILQQGHDPEMDQPSISVFEEEVPLSPEPWCQQELSSLNQEHQQASLLLQVKEEQEQEMRRQASHQEVQYTDPLPSKGEQIQKGNSQIGEQHLEADHGQDSALNIICVDSFIQDLSEINSGESRKRHSLPNSSTKTLETQPDNGVTEIREPARESLHITAGGAVAENGRSSKIEECKKNNAGLKALDSNRKKKCFKRSLPSVSLNIQKSTKLSVSQNHTGAYCCKACGKTFHYMYTLRAHAQTHTGDKIHICGICGKHLEDTKSLVQHLQNHTKRNKCGICGKQFSNNSRLKRHRRFHRPKGLNVVS from the exons ATGAACCAAATGGAAGAACTAAAACTATTCGTCTCCGAGCGGCTCAAAGCTGCTGCTTCTGAAATATTTGGCGCTATTGAGAAAACAGTAACGGACTACGAGGAGCGGGCTTGCCGTTTGAAGGAAGACAACGACCGCCACCGTTCTCTTCTGGACATTATCCTCAAAACCAAGTTACCACAGACAGAAG caaGCCAGGCAACCAAAAGTACCCCTGCTCCTGCAGGACCAGGTGCATCAGATTCATATCCTACCCCCAGGGCCAGAGAAACCTCCAGCCAGCCCAATG acttgCAGTGTGTCTTCACCTCACGCACTGACTTTTTCAAGTTTGCATCCGATGGCAACTGTCCCTACTGCATCAAGGGAATTCAGGCCTCAGAGAAACATTTGATGAGAAGGCATTATCTATTCGCTGTTCATTTTACTGAGAGTGGCACTG aaaaaTTTGTTGTACCGTGTATGTGCAAAGACAGGATCAAAGGCAGAAGTCACTGGCACTGCCCGTACTGCACAAAGATCATATTTCGGAAATGTAACTTTGAGGTGCACCTATCCAAGCAGCATG GTTATGCAATACTGCAGCAAGGCCACGATCCAG AGATGGATCaaccctccatctctgtctttgAGGAGGAGGTCCCCTTGAGTCCTGAACCCTGGTGTCAGCAAGAGCTCAGCAGTCTGAACCAGGAGCACCAACAGGCCTCACTGCTGCTTCAAGTTAAAGAAGAACAGGAACAAGAAATGCGGAGACAAG CGAGTCATCAGGAGGTGCAGTACACAGATCCTCTACCGAGCAAAGGCGAGCAGATACAAAAAGGTAACAGTCAAATAGGAGAACAACATCTGGAGGCAGATCATGGCCAAGACTCTGCACTCAACATCATCTGTGTGGACAGTTTTATCCAAGATCTCAGTGAAATCAACAGCGGGGAAAGCAGAAAGAGACATTCTCTTCCTAATTCTTCAACCAAGACTCTTGAAACTCAGCCTGATAACGGGGTTACTGAAATACGGGAGCCAGCTCGAGAATCTCTGCACATCACTGCAGGCGGTGCTGTTGCTGAGAACGGAAGAAGCAGCAAGATTGAGGAGTGCAAGAAGAACAACGCAGGTTTAAAGGCACTCGATTCAAACcggaaaaaaaaatgttttaaaagatcTTTACCTTCCGTGagtttaaatatacagaaatCAACAAAGTTATCTGTCAGTCAGAATCACACAGGAGCTTATTGTTGTAAAGCATGCGGAAAGACTTTCCATTACATGTACACACTTCGAGCACATGCCCAAACACACACGGGGGATAAAATCCATATTTGTGGAATTTGTGGAAAACACTTAGAGGACACAAAGAGTTTAGTCCAACACCTACAGAAccacacaaagagaaacaaatgcGGTATATGCGGCAAGCAATTTTCTAATAATTCCCGTCTGAAGCGGCATAGGAGATTTCACAGACCAAAGGGTCTAAATGTCGTGTCATAA